In one Acidimicrobiia bacterium genomic region, the following are encoded:
- a CDS encoding long-chain fatty acid--CoA ligase produces the protein MITSTMQEFPLTTTAIMRHGASVHGASECVTWTDTGARRAPFTEVVANAGRLANALRRLGIEPGDPVGTFLWNSQEHLEAYFAVPSMGAVLHTLNIRLFPEQLTYVINHARDRVVIVDDSLVPVLAKVAAELETVERFIVVGDGDASALGDVLRYDDLIANESPDYHWPELDEGTAAAMCYTSGTTGNPKGVVYSHRSTFLHALSVTTGNAMALTDRDRVLAIVPMFHACAWGLPYAAFFSGSSLVMPSRFLQAEPITTMIREERVTFSGAVPTIWADILRYGEEHDVDLSSVRMVVCGGSAVPRSLIERFERGHGLRIVQGWGMTETSPLAAVGHAPAGVELGTDDEIDWRAKTGRVMGGLELRIVGADDEVLPWDGEAVGEIEVRGPWVTAGYFEDPSPEKFHDGWLRTGDVGSVDARGYIQITDRSKDVIKSGGEWISSVELENLLMAHPDVVEASVVGIPDLRWDERPLACVVRRGGCDTDAAAFATFLGDRLAKWQVPEYWAFIDEVPKTSVGKFDKKVLRAQHEKGDLTVEKLG, from the coding sequence ATGATCACGTCGACGATGCAGGAGTTCCCGCTCACGACGACCGCGATCATGCGGCACGGCGCGAGCGTGCACGGCGCGAGCGAGTGCGTCACCTGGACCGACACCGGTGCGCGCCGCGCGCCCTTCACGGAGGTGGTCGCCAACGCGGGCCGGCTCGCGAACGCGCTGCGGCGACTCGGCATCGAGCCCGGCGATCCCGTCGGCACGTTCCTCTGGAACTCGCAGGAGCACCTCGAGGCCTACTTCGCGGTGCCGTCGATGGGCGCGGTGCTGCACACGCTCAACATTCGCCTGTTCCCCGAGCAGCTCACGTACGTGATCAACCACGCGCGCGACCGCGTCGTGATCGTCGACGACTCGCTCGTGCCCGTGCTCGCGAAGGTCGCGGCCGAGCTCGAGACCGTCGAGCGCTTCATCGTCGTCGGCGACGGTGACGCGTCGGCGCTCGGCGATGTCCTCCGCTACGACGACCTGATCGCGAACGAGTCACCCGACTACCACTGGCCCGAGCTCGACGAGGGCACCGCCGCGGCGATGTGCTACACGAGCGGCACCACCGGCAATCCGAAGGGCGTCGTCTACTCGCACCGTTCGACGTTCCTCCACGCGCTGTCGGTCACGACCGGCAACGCGATGGCGCTCACCGATCGCGACCGCGTGCTCGCGATCGTGCCGATGTTCCACGCGTGCGCGTGGGGCCTGCCGTACGCGGCGTTCTTCAGCGGCTCGAGCCTCGTCATGCCGAGTCGCTTCCTGCAGGCCGAGCCGATCACGACGATGATCCGCGAGGAGCGCGTCACGTTCTCGGGCGCGGTGCCGACGATCTGGGCCGACATCCTCCGCTACGGCGAGGAGCACGACGTCGACCTCTCGTCGGTTCGCATGGTCGTGTGCGGTGGCTCGGCGGTGCCGCGCTCGCTGATCGAGAGGTTCGAGCGCGGCCATGGTCTGCGCATCGTGCAGGGCTGGGGCATGACCGAGACCTCGCCGCTCGCGGCGGTGGGCCACGCGCCCGCGGGCGTCGAGCTCGGCACCGACGACGAGATCGACTGGCGCGCGAAGACCGGCCGCGTGATGGGTGGCCTCGAGCTGCGCATCGTCGGCGCCGACGACGAGGTGCTCCCGTGGGACGGCGAGGCGGTCGGCGAGATCGAGGTGCGCGGACCATGGGTGACGGCCGGGTACTTCGAGGACCCGTCGCCCGAGAAGTTCCACGACGGCTGGCTGCGCACCGGCGACGTCGGCAGCGTCGACGCACGCGGTTACATCCAGATCACCGACCGCTCGAAGGACGTCATCAAGTCGGGCGGCGAATGGATCTCGTCGGTCGAGCTCGAGAACCTCTTGATGGCACACCCCGACGTGGTCGAGGCGAGCGTCGTCGGGATCCCCGACCTGCGCTGGGACGAACGCCCGCTCGCGTGCGTCGTGCGCCGCGGCGGCTGCGACACCGACGCGGCCGCGTTCGCGACGTTCCTCGGCGACCGGCTCGCGAAATGGCAGGTGCCGGAGTACTGGGCGTTCATCGACGAGGTCCCCAAGACGAGTGTGGGAAAGTTCGACAAGAAGGTGCTGCGCGCGCAGCACGAGAAGGGCGACCTCACCGTTGAAAAACTGGGCTGA
- a CDS encoding NUDIX hydrolase, with protein MKNWAEQARNRGGTPSGVDAKPAATVAVLRDGEHGLETLLLKRSSKLAFHGGAWVFPGGRIDDGDWHDGDDILRAATRAAVRETKEEAGIDIDVDSLVHLSNWTTPEISPKRFATWFFAAPAGPGIAEAVADGVESDAVRWFRPADALTARAAGEIELAPPQYVTLLWLCEHADVAAAIAGAAVSEPTDFTPRFHFVEGGGAICVYTGDVAWDDLALVDTAGPRHRLRMPANSEWVYERDA; from the coding sequence TTGAAAAACTGGGCTGAGCAGGCTCGTAACCGTGGTGGCACCCCGAGCGGGGTCGACGCCAAGCCCGCGGCCACCGTCGCGGTGCTGCGCGACGGCGAGCACGGTCTCGAGACGCTGCTCCTGAAACGTTCGTCGAAGCTCGCGTTCCACGGCGGCGCCTGGGTCTTCCCGGGTGGCCGCATCGACGACGGTGACTGGCACGACGGCGACGACATCCTGCGCGCCGCGACCCGCGCCGCGGTGCGCGAGACGAAGGAAGAAGCGGGCATCGACATCGACGTCGACTCGCTCGTGCACCTGTCGAACTGGACGACCCCCGAGATCTCGCCCAAGCGCTTCGCGACGTGGTTCTTCGCGGCGCCCGCGGGCCCCGGGATCGCGGAGGCGGTCGCCGACGGCGTCGAGTCCGACGCGGTGCGTTGGTTCCGTCCCGCCGACGCGTTGACGGCGCGCGCCGCGGGCGAGATCGAGCTCGCGCCCCCGCAGTACGTGACGCTGCTCTGGCTCTGCGAGCACGCCGACGTCGCCGCCGCGATCGCCGGCGCCGCGGTGTCGGAGCCGACCGACTTCACGCCCCGTTTCCACTTCGTCGAAGGCGGCGGCGCGATCTGCGTGTACACGGGCGACGTCGCGTGGGACGACCTCGCGCTCGTCGACACCGCCGGTCCGCGGCACCGGCTGCGGATGCCGGCGAACTCGGAGTGGGTGTACGAGCGCGATGCGTAG
- a CDS encoding CoA transferase, producing the protein MTTTDEASDGAGPLAGLRVLELGSFIAGPFAGQLLGDLGADVVKIEPPGAGDPMRAWGECIDGRSLWWPAIARNKRSVAIDLRDPRGRAVVARVAEQCDIVLENFRPGLLAEWGMSYAELSAANVGIVLVHVSGFGQTGPRAHEPGFGSIGEAMGGLRHTTGDADRPPARAGVSLGDALAALFAVIGTLAAIAERSRSGRGQEVDVAIYESVLALMESTVADWELAGAVRGRSGGVLPGVAPANAYPTADGRDVVIAANADAVFARLATAMARPEWATDARYARHAARGANQVELDAEIAGWTGAHPADEILARLRENSVPVGLINTAADIAVDDHIAAREMIVRLAAGFERAVPMAGVVPKLARTPGSIRSVGPALGEHTHVVLRALAALGDEEIAALRAANVIA; encoded by the coding sequence ATGACGACCACCGACGAGGCCTCCGACGGCGCGGGTCCGCTCGCCGGGCTACGCGTGCTCGAGCTCGGCAGCTTCATCGCCGGGCCGTTCGCGGGGCAGCTGCTCGGCGACCTCGGCGCCGACGTCGTGAAGATCGAGCCGCCCGGCGCCGGCGATCCGATGCGCGCCTGGGGCGAGTGCATCGACGGGCGCAGCCTCTGGTGGCCCGCGATCGCGCGCAACAAGCGGTCGGTCGCGATCGACCTCCGCGATCCGCGTGGCCGTGCGGTCGTGGCGCGTGTCGCCGAGCAGTGCGACATCGTGCTCGAGAACTTCCGTCCCGGCCTGCTCGCCGAGTGGGGCATGAGCTACGCCGAGCTGAGCGCGGCGAACGTGGGCATCGTGTTGGTGCACGTCTCCGGCTTCGGTCAGACCGGTCCGCGCGCCCACGAACCGGGCTTCGGCTCGATCGGCGAGGCAATGGGCGGGCTCCGCCACACCACCGGCGACGCCGACCGGCCGCCGGCGCGCGCCGGCGTGAGCCTCGGTGACGCGCTCGCGGCGCTGTTCGCCGTGATCGGCACGCTCGCCGCGATCGCCGAGCGGTCACGCTCGGGCCGGGGTCAGGAGGTCGACGTCGCGATCTACGAGTCGGTGCTCGCGCTCATGGAGTCGACCGTCGCCGACTGGGAGCTCGCGGGCGCCGTGCGCGGCCGCTCGGGTGGCGTGCTGCCCGGTGTCGCGCCCGCGAACGCGTACCCGACCGCCGACGGGCGCGATGTCGTGATCGCCGCGAACGCCGACGCGGTGTTCGCCCGGCTCGCGACCGCGATGGCGCGGCCGGAATGGGCGACCGACGCGCGCTACGCGCGCCACGCGGCCCGCGGTGCGAACCAGGTCGAGCTCGACGCGGAGATCGCGGGGTGGACGGGCGCGCACCCGGCCGACGAGATCCTGGCGCGTCTGCGCGAAAACTCAGTGCCGGTCGGGCTCATCAACACCGCTGCCGACATCGCGGTCGACGATCACATCGCGGCGCGCGAGATGATCGTGCGGCTCGCGGCCGGCTTCGAGCGTGCCGTGCCGATGGCGGGTGTCGTGCCGAAGCTCGCGCGCACGCCGGGCTCGATCCGCAGCGTCGGTCCCGCGCTCGGCGAGCACACCCATGTCGTGCTGCGCGCGCTCGCCGCGTTGGGCGACGAAGAGATCGCCGCGTTGCGCGCCGCGAACGTGATCGCGTAG
- a CDS encoding acyl-CoA dehydrogenase family protein, protein MDLNPTPRSVELLERLQAFDAEHVRPSEPIYRQQRRDSGDIRFAPPIMEDLKREARSRGLWNLFMPDAEYGAGLSNTDYAPLCEQMGGSPLLGEATNCSAPDTGNMEILAQFGTETQREQWLRPLLEGEIRSCFAMTEPWVASSDASNISSRIEPDGDHYVINAHKWFTSGALDPRCKVAVVMGVTDPNAEPYRRQSMILVPLDAPGVTVVRGLPVFGHDEGPGHAETLYENVRVPKEFLLGEEGSGFAIAQARLGPGRIHHCMRAIGMAERAIDLMCTRAQMRQPFGRYLAEQGVVQATIAESRIQIEQARLLTMKAAWLMDTAGKKAARFEIAAIKVIGARLATDVIDRAIQIFGGAGVTDDWPLASMYAHARTLHLVDGPDEVHLQQIARRELRPYEIFRSQSS, encoded by the coding sequence ATGGACCTGAACCCGACTCCCCGTTCGGTGGAGCTGCTCGAACGGTTGCAGGCGTTCGACGCCGAGCACGTGCGGCCGTCGGAGCCGATCTACCGCCAGCAGCGGCGCGACTCGGGCGACATCCGCTTCGCGCCGCCGATCATGGAGGACCTCAAACGCGAGGCGCGCTCGCGCGGGCTGTGGAACCTGTTCATGCCCGATGCCGAGTACGGCGCGGGGCTGTCGAACACCGACTACGCACCGCTGTGCGAGCAGATGGGAGGTTCGCCGCTGCTCGGCGAGGCGACGAACTGCTCCGCGCCCGACACCGGCAACATGGAGATCCTCGCCCAGTTCGGCACCGAGACGCAGCGCGAGCAGTGGCTCCGCCCGTTGCTCGAGGGCGAGATCCGCTCGTGCTTCGCGATGACCGAACCGTGGGTCGCGTCGTCCGACGCGTCGAACATCTCGAGCCGTATCGAGCCCGATGGCGACCACTACGTGATCAACGCGCACAAGTGGTTCACGAGCGGCGCGCTCGACCCGCGCTGCAAGGTCGCGGTCGTGATGGGAGTCACCGACCCGAACGCCGAGCCCTATCGCCGGCAGTCGATGATCCTCGTGCCCCTCGACGCGCCGGGCGTCACGGTCGTGCGGGGCCTGCCGGTGTTCGGCCACGACGAGGGACCGGGCCACGCGGAGACGCTCTACGAGAACGTGCGCGTGCCGAAGGAGTTCCTGCTCGGTGAAGAGGGCTCGGGCTTCGCGATCGCGCAGGCGCGTCTCGGTCCCGGCCGCATCCACCACTGCATGCGCGCCATCGGGATGGCCGAGCGCGCGATCGACCTGATGTGCACGCGTGCGCAGATGCGCCAACCCTTCGGTCGCTACCTCGCCGAACAGGGCGTGGTGCAGGCGACGATCGCGGAGTCGCGCATCCAGATCGAGCAGGCGCGGCTCCTCACGATGAAGGCCGCGTGGCTCATGGACACCGCGGGCAAGAAGGCCGCTCGCTTCGAGATCGCCGCGATCAAAGTGATCGGCGCGCGGCTCGCGACCGACGTGATCGACCGCGCGATCCAGATCTTCGGCGGCGCGGGCGTGACCGACGACTGGCCGCTCGCGTCGATGTACGCGCACGCGCGCACCCTGCATCTCGTCGACGGTCCCGACGAGGTGCACCTGCAGCAGATCGCGCGGCGGGAGCTGCGGCCGTACGAGATCTTCCGCTCGCAGTCGTCGTGA
- a CDS encoding VOC family protein, giving the protein MAFHHLAIATRDLDATHRFYTEAMGFELVKAVAAPTPEGTGGWARHLFYDTGNGEMFAIWDLHDDSIPPDFSPAISTGLGLPSWVNHIAFAAADLDDITRRRDRWLANGYDVLEIDHGWCTSIYCDDPNGIAVEFCTTTAPFTAADRAEADAIIRATKPALDEEPPDAIAYAAAEYQAAPVA; this is encoded by the coding sequence ATGGCTTTTCATCACCTCGCCATCGCGACTCGTGACCTCGACGCGACGCACCGCTTCTACACCGAGGCCATGGGCTTCGAGCTCGTGAAGGCGGTCGCCGCGCCGACGCCCGAAGGCACCGGCGGGTGGGCGCGGCATCTGTTCTACGACACCGGCAACGGCGAGATGTTCGCGATCTGGGACCTGCACGACGACAGCATCCCGCCCGATTTCTCGCCCGCGATCTCCACGGGCCTCGGCCTGCCGTCGTGGGTGAACCACATCGCGTTCGCCGCCGCCGACCTCGACGACATCACGCGCCGCCGCGACCGCTGGCTCGCGAACGGCTACGACGTGCTCGAGATCGACCACGGCTGGTGCACCTCGATCTACTGCGACGACCCGAACGGCATCGCCGTGGAGTTCTGTACGACGACCGCGCCGTTCACGGCGGCCGACCGCGCCGAGGCCGACGCGATCATCCGTGCGACGAAGCCCGCGCTCGACGAAGAGCCGCCCGACGCGATCGCGTACGCGGCCGCCGAGTACCAGGCCGCGCCCGTCGCATAG
- the pdxH gene encoding pyridoxamine 5'-phosphate oxidase gives MVRPVDELRAELRAAPLDVATVAADPLEQFRAWFAEAQAAGVDQPEAMTLATAGADRRPSARVVLLRGLDARGFAFYTHLESEKGVDLRENPRAALVFHWHEVTRQVRVTGPVARVPDEEAAAYFATRPLGSRIGAWSSPQSQVLGDRAELERLVGDTEARFAGVDPPLPPFWGGFVVGLETLELWQSRESRLHDRVRYRRAPDGWIVERLAP, from the coding sequence ATGGTGCGGCCCGTGGATGAGCTGCGAGCGGAGCTGCGCGCCGCACCCCTCGACGTGGCCACGGTCGCGGCCGATCCGCTCGAGCAGTTCCGGGCTTGGTTCGCCGAGGCGCAGGCGGCCGGCGTCGACCAGCCCGAGGCGATGACCCTGGCCACCGCGGGTGCCGACCGCCGGCCCTCGGCGCGGGTCGTGCTGCTCCGCGGCCTCGACGCGCGCGGCTTCGCCTTCTACACGCACCTCGAGAGCGAGAAGGGCGTCGACCTGCGCGAGAACCCCCGCGCCGCGCTCGTGTTCCACTGGCACGAGGTCACGCGCCAGGTGCGCGTCACCGGCCCGGTCGCCCGCGTGCCCGACGAAGAGGCCGCGGCGTACTTCGCGACCCGTCCGCTCGGGAGTCGGATCGGCGCGTGGTCGTCGCCGCAGAGTCAGGTGCTCGGCGATCGCGCCGAGCTCGAACGGCTCGTCGGCGATACAGAAGCGCGCTTTGCGGGCGTCGATCCGCCGTTGCCGCCGTTCTGGGGTGGTTTCGTCGTCGGACTCGAGACGCTCGAGCTGTGGCAGTCACGCGAATCGCGTCTGCACGATCGCGTCCGCTACCGCCGTGCGCCGGACGGCTGGATCGTCGAACGGCTCGCACCGTGA
- a CDS encoding LLM class flavin-dependent oxidoreductase, with amino-acid sequence MKVRVGFGLGANAAAGDAEGFAQLVDALDAHHFDSLWLSERIGAPSPDPVVGLAIAAGRSARLKLGTSVQVLPGRNPALLAKSWATLDVLSGGRVLPAFGLGVVAGNEQAAFGVTREERAPWFDEALPLLRRFWTEDRVDHDGPRFHYEGLSVLPKPVQQPPDIWLGGRAPSELRRVGRLGDGWLASFSTPADCEAGRPVIEAAADAAGRAIDDEHFGAMVFYARDGVPDALAAAITQRNPGVDPHELIQTDAASVRTACERYVAVGFSKLVLVPFAHPLPSSWDAELAELAAEVLPIQT; translated from the coding sequence GTGAAGGTTCGAGTCGGTTTCGGTCTCGGTGCGAACGCCGCCGCGGGCGACGCCGAGGGCTTCGCGCAGCTCGTCGACGCGCTCGACGCGCACCACTTCGACTCGCTCTGGCTCTCGGAGCGCATTGGGGCGCCGTCGCCGGATCCCGTCGTCGGGCTCGCGATCGCGGCCGGTCGGAGCGCGCGGCTGAAGCTCGGCACGAGCGTGCAGGTGCTGCCGGGCCGGAACCCCGCGCTGCTCGCGAAGTCGTGGGCGACGCTCGACGTGCTCTCGGGCGGGCGCGTGCTGCCGGCCTTCGGGCTCGGCGTCGTCGCCGGCAACGAGCAGGCCGCGTTCGGCGTCACGCGCGAGGAACGGGCGCCGTGGTTCGACGAGGCACTCCCGTTGCTGCGGCGCTTCTGGACCGAGGACCGCGTCGATCACGACGGCCCGCGCTTCCACTACGAGGGTCTGTCGGTACTGCCGAAGCCGGTGCAGCAACCGCCCGACATCTGGCTCGGTGGGCGTGCGCCGTCGGAGCTGCGACGCGTCGGTCGCCTCGGTGACGGCTGGCTCGCGAGCTTCTCGACGCCGGCCGATTGCGAAGCGGGGCGGCCCGTGATCGAGGCCGCGGCCGACGCGGCCGGGCGCGCGATCGACGACGAGCACTTCGGCGCGATGGTGTTCTACGCGCGCGACGGCGTACCCGACGCGCTCGCCGCCGCGATCACGCAGCGCAATCCCGGTGTCGACCCGCACGAGCTCATCCAGACCGACGCGGCGAGCGTGCGCACGGCGTGCGAGCGCTACGTCGCCGTCGGCTTCTCCAAGCTCGTGCTCGTGCCGTTCGCGCACCCGCTGCCGTCGAGCTGGGACGCGGAGCTCGCCGAGCTCGCGGCCGAGGTGCTGCCGATCCAAACGTGA
- a CDS encoding lysoplasmalogenase — MTAGASLFLSAALLFAALNWFSKQRAIKVLEYVSKPTTLTLLVIVAVLIHPTDGGVRAWFVAALVLSLLGDVLLMLPKEQFVGGLAAFLLAHVCYIAGFVASGVHWWAVALALVGTAIVVAPVARRILRGVGATEPGLRPPVVAYLVVIATMLACAIASGNAFAIAGAALFVTSDSMIAWDRFVGPFAAAPVGIMYTYHVAQGCLVLSLLH, encoded by the coding sequence GTGACCGCGGGCGCGTCTCTGTTCCTCAGCGCCGCGCTGCTGTTCGCCGCGCTGAACTGGTTCTCGAAGCAGCGCGCGATCAAGGTGCTCGAGTACGTCAGCAAACCGACGACGTTGACCCTGCTCGTGATCGTTGCGGTGCTGATCCATCCGACCGACGGCGGTGTGCGCGCGTGGTTCGTGGCCGCGCTGGTGCTCTCGCTGCTCGGCGACGTGCTGTTGATGCTGCCGAAAGAGCAGTTCGTCGGCGGGCTCGCGGCCTTCCTGCTCGCGCACGTCTGCTACATCGCGGGCTTCGTCGCGAGCGGCGTGCACTGGTGGGCGGTCGCGCTCGCGCTCGTCGGCACCGCGATCGTCGTGGCGCCGGTCGCGCGTCGCATCCTGCGCGGCGTCGGCGCGACCGAGCCCGGGTTGCGCCCTCCGGTGGTCGCGTACCTCGTCGTGATCGCGACGATGCTCGCGTGCGCGATCGCGTCGGGGAACGCGTTCGCGATCGCGGGCGCGGCGCTGTTCGTCACGTCCGATTCGATGATCGCGTGGGACCGCTTCGTCGGCCCCTTCGCCGCCGCGCCGGTGGGGATCATGTACACGTACCACGTTGCTCAGGGCTGCTTGGTGCTCTCGCTGCTGCACTGA
- a CDS encoding class I SAM-dependent methyltransferase, whose amino-acid sequence MRSRHVDRFNHDTEVVGYDDDVADESNPIRNGYGATLDWVIERAAVRPDDVVVDLGTGTGNLAARLGAHARLVCVDVSSGMLAVARDKLPTDTEYVEADLLDFGDRAPECDVVVSTYAIHHLVADEKRALLAAVFARMRSGGRLAIGDLMVPARASIADVRRELAHPDVEQLFADEFPWFVDEALADFERMGFEHVDAQQTGALSWGLAARRPA is encoded by the coding sequence ATGCGTAGCCGGCATGTCGACCGCTTCAACCACGACACCGAAGTCGTCGGCTACGACGACGACGTCGCCGACGAATCCAACCCGATCCGCAACGGCTACGGCGCGACGCTCGACTGGGTGATCGAACGCGCCGCGGTCCGACCCGACGACGTCGTCGTCGATCTGGGCACCGGCACCGGCAATCTCGCCGCGCGCCTGGGCGCGCACGCGCGCCTCGTGTGTGTCGACGTGTCGAGCGGCATGCTCGCCGTCGCGCGCGACAAGCTCCCGACCGACACCGAGTACGTCGAGGCGGATCTGCTCGACTTCGGCGACCGCGCGCCCGAGTGCGACGTCGTGGTGAGCACGTACGCGATCCACCATCTCGTTGCCGACGAGAAGCGCGCGCTGCTCGCCGCGGTGTTCGCGCGCATGCGCTCGGGGGGCCGGCTCGCGATCGGTGACCTCATGGTGCCGGCGCGTGCGTCGATCGCGGATGTCCGCCGGGAGCTCGCCCACCCCGACGTCGAGCAGCTCTTTGCCGACGAGTTCCCGTGGTTCGTCGACGAGGCACTCGCCGACTTCGAGCGCATGGGCTTCGAGCACGTGGACGCGCAGCAGACCGGCGCGCTCTCCTGGGGCCTCGCCGCGCGCCGGCCCGCCTGA
- a CDS encoding S8 family serine peptidase, giving the protein MAREGRAIRGRRWLVAGAVALTASLPTGAHALTGGSGVAAGPAVSMYAVVTDGSNVKVEHFTAANAAAAQSIQADTASAGNEIVGVDSPVHSLDLGDPYRASQWALPDVGFPDAWPLTQGAGVTVAVVDSGVLGTHEDLAGSVLSGADFVSPGNGWNDRLGHGTFVAGLIAAHVGNGRGIAGAAPNVKILPVRVLDSGGSGTSANVAAGIVYAANHGAHVINLSLGGTGADPGERAAVDYAISKGAVVVAAAGNSGQTGSPAIYPAAFPEVLAVGAVDSHNAHAAFSNVGSYVDVVAPGVNVLSTYNGSTHSYAQGEGTSFAAPYASAAVALVEASNPKLDPVGVTSFVEGTAIDLGPRGRDAWYGAGLVSTRLLVHATAAADEGSGYWVVTANGAVHAFGGAHDYGDVAGRVSGAIVASARTPSGHGYWLASADGSVYAFGDARYAGSMNGRHLNSAIVGMASTPTGNGYYLLGRDGGIFTFGDAHFYGSTGAIHLNAPVLDMTATADGHGYWMVAGDGGIFTFGDASFHGSTGAMHLNSPAMSMTAADSGGGYWIVARDGGIFTFGVPFAGSVPNLGISGVDGVRIRAMPSGRGYLVLSGGGGVYSFGTARFFGSASASAYAPAVDLMTLGS; this is encoded by the coding sequence ATGGCTCGGGAGGGACGCGCGATCCGTGGTCGTCGGTGGCTCGTGGCCGGCGCGGTCGCGCTCACGGCCAGCCTCCCCACCGGCGCACACGCCCTGACCGGCGGGAGCGGCGTCGCCGCGGGTCCCGCGGTCTCGATGTACGCCGTCGTCACCGACGGCTCGAACGTGAAAGTCGAGCACTTCACCGCCGCGAACGCGGCGGCCGCGCAATCGATCCAGGCCGACACCGCGAGCGCCGGCAACGAGATCGTCGGCGTCGACTCGCCGGTGCACTCGCTGGATCTCGGCGACCCGTACCGCGCGTCGCAGTGGGCGCTGCCCGACGTCGGCTTCCCGGACGCGTGGCCGCTGACGCAGGGCGCGGGGGTCACGGTCGCGGTGGTCGACAGCGGCGTGCTCGGCACGCACGAGGACCTTGCGGGCTCGGTGCTCTCGGGCGCCGACTTCGTGAGCCCCGGAAACGGGTGGAACGACCGGCTCGGCCACGGCACGTTCGTCGCCGGTCTCATCGCCGCGCACGTCGGCAATGGTCGCGGCATCGCGGGTGCGGCGCCGAACGTGAAGATTCTCCCGGTGCGCGTGCTCGACAGCGGCGGGTCGGGCACGAGCGCGAACGTCGCCGCGGGCATCGTGTACGCCGCGAACCACGGCGCGCACGTCATCAACCTCAGTCTCGGTGGAACCGGCGCGGACCCGGGAGAGCGCGCCGCGGTCGACTACGCGATCTCGAAGGGCGCGGTCGTCGTCGCCGCGGCCGGCAACTCGGGTCAGACGGGCAGCCCCGCGATCTATCCCGCGGCCTTCCCCGAGGTGCTCGCGGTCGGTGCGGTCGACTCGCACAACGCGCACGCCGCGTTCTCGAACGTCGGCTCGTACGTCGACGTCGTGGCGCCGGGCGTCAACGTGCTCTCGACGTACAACGGGTCGACGCACTCATACGCCCAGGGTGAGGGCACGTCGTTCGCAGCGCCGTACGCGTCGGCCGCGGTCGCGCTCGTCGAAGCGTCGAACCCGAAGCTCGATCCCGTCGGTGTCACGAGCTTCGTCGAAGGCACCGCGATCGATCTCGGACCGCGCGGCCGCGACGCCTGGTACGGCGCGGGTCTGGTGTCCACACGCCTGCTCGTGCACGCGACCGCCGCCGCCGACGAGGGCTCGGGCTACTGGGTCGTGACCGCGAACGGCGCGGTGCACGCCTTCGGCGGCGCGCACGACTACGGCGACGTCGCCGGGCGCGTGTCGGGGGCGATCGTCGCGTCGGCGCGCACGCCGTCGGGCCACGGCTACTGGCTCGCGAGCGCCGACGGGTCCGTGTACGCATTCGGCGACGCCCGCTACGCCGGCTCGATGAACGGGCGGCATCTCAACTCGGCGATCGTCGGCATGGCCTCGACGCCGACCGGCAACGGCTACTACCTGCTCGGGCGCGACGGCGGCATCTTCACCTTCGGCGACGCCCACTTCTACGGCTCGACCGGTGCGATCCACCTCAACGCGCCGGTGCTCGACATGACGGCGACCGCCGACGGTCACGGCTACTGGATGGTCGCGGGCGACGGCGGCATCTTCACGTTCGGCGACGCGTCGTTCCACGGCTCGACCGGCGCGATGCACCTGAACTCGCCCGCGATGTCGATGACGGCCGCCGACAGCGGCGGCGGCTACTGGATCGTGGCGCGCGACGGCGGCATCTTCACCTTCGGTGTGCCCTTCGCGGGAAGCGTGCCGAACCTCGGCATCAGTGGCGTCGACGGTGTGCGCATCCGCGCGATGCCGAGTGGTCGCGGGTACCTCGTGTTGAGTGGTGGCGGGGGCGTCTACAGCTTCGGCACCGCGCGCTTCTTCGGCTCCGCGTCGGCGTCGGCTTACGCGCCGGCCGTCGACCTCATGACGCTGGGCTCGTAG